The following proteins come from a genomic window of Calditrichota bacterium:
- the amrS gene encoding AmmeMemoRadiSam system radical SAM enzyme yields the protein MNDNLRLTARPSFVGQPLIEVPFQSRQGRRIRCEVCPLYCTLGEGDIGVCGGRQVIGGKLIAVNYGQVCSLQIDPIEKKPLYHYYPGSEILSVGPNGCNLTCSWCQNWPISQNRAPTRSVGPEELADMVDAVDGIGAAYTYAEPLIWLEYLLDAGRVLRERDLVNVFITNGYINAEPLKRLLEVADAFNIDLKSSDDACYRHHCGGRLEDVQRTIRMAHDAGKHVEITHLVVTGVNDRLERIEAVAKWVAALDRQIPLHLTRFFPSHRYDEQPTDPAFLAEACDLARSYLDWVYPGNTTGTGLDSLCPGCGELLVKRLGETVEVLGIEAGSCWNCGQEVPFVMS from the coding sequence ATGATAATCTAAGACTTACAGCGCGTCCCTCCTTTGTCGGTCAGCCGCTGATCGAGGTTCCTTTCCAGAGCCGCCAGGGACGACGCATCCGGTGCGAGGTTTGCCCGCTATATTGCACCCTCGGCGAAGGCGACATCGGCGTCTGCGGCGGGCGGCAGGTGATCGGCGGTAAACTGATCGCGGTCAACTACGGCCAGGTCTGTTCGCTGCAGATCGATCCCATCGAAAAGAAGCCGCTCTATCACTACTACCCCGGCAGCGAAATCCTCTCGGTCGGCCCGAACGGCTGCAACCTCACCTGCAGTTGGTGCCAGAACTGGCCCATTAGCCAGAATCGCGCGCCGACCCGGTCGGTCGGCCCGGAGGAACTGGCCGATATGGTCGATGCCGTCGATGGCATCGGCGCGGCTTATACCTACGCCGAGCCGCTCATCTGGCTCGAATACCTCCTCGACGCCGGCCGCGTCTTGCGCGAGCGCGACCTGGTCAACGTCTTCATCACCAACGGCTACATCAACGCCGAGCCATTGAAGCGACTGTTGGAGGTCGCCGACGCTTTCAACATCGACCTGAAGTCGTCCGACGACGCCTGCTATCGCCACCATTGCGGCGGGCGTCTGGAAGACGTCCAGCGGACGATCCGGATGGCTCACGACGCCGGCAAGCACGTCGAAATTACGCACCTCGTCGTAACCGGCGTGAACGACCGTCTGGAACGAATCGAAGCCGTCGCGAAGTGGGTCGCCGCACTCGACCGCCAAATACCGCTCCACCTGACCCGCTTCTTCCCGTCGCACCGCTATGACGAGCAGCCGACCGATCCGGCGTTTCTGGCCGAAGCCTGCGATTTGGCGCGCTCTTACCTCGACTGGGTCTATCCCGGAAATACGACCGGAACGGGCCTGGACAGCCTATGCCCCGGCTGCGGAGAACTGCTGGTCAAGCGGTTGGGAGAGACGGTTGAAGTGCTTGGAATCGAAGCGGGCAGTTGCTGGAATTGCGGGCAGGAAGTGCCGTTTGTGATGAGTTAG